Proteins from one Leptospira meyeri genomic window:
- a CDS encoding TetR/AcrR family transcriptional regulator encodes MGVSERKKREFAQRETDILNCAIELFRTKHPSLVKMDDIAKQLEIGRGTIYLHFKSKDDLMARIQYEDYVRLRKRLEKALEEHSAIEMSRKAIRAYIDHCLGDRHMYLVARQCGVNLNINNVSGDMSQLLTEERTNRLTLLEKIYKQAKQENLINTRGTYPNVAVAWGMIRGAVEVILDGHFQNEIKSEKTYLETIEHVLFYGLFSGNKGET; translated from the coding sequence ATGGGTGTTTCTGAAAGGAAAAAACGCGAATTCGCTCAAAGAGAAACAGACATTCTCAACTGTGCAATTGAGCTCTTTAGAACCAAACATCCATCTTTAGTCAAAATGGATGACATTGCGAAACAATTGGAGATAGGCCGTGGAACCATTTATCTCCATTTTAAAAGTAAAGATGATTTGATGGCACGAATTCAATATGAAGATTATGTTCGTTTGCGCAAACGTTTAGAAAAGGCTTTAGAAGAACACTCTGCCATTGAAATGTCTAGAAAGGCAATTAGGGCATACATTGATCACTGCTTGGGGGATCGGCATATGTATCTTGTTGCCAGACAATGTGGTGTTAATTTAAATATTAACAACGTTTCCGGAGATATGAGCCAGTTATTAACTGAAGAAAGAACCAATCGTTTGACACTATTAGAAAAAATCTATAAACAAGCAAAACAAGAAAACCTAATTAATACAAGAGGAACTTATCCCAATGTGGCTGTTGCATGGGGGATGATTCGTGGTGCAGTAGAAGTGATTTTGGATGGTCATTTTCAAAATGAGATTAAAAGCGAAAAAACTTATTTAGAAACAATTGAACATGTATTATTCTATGGGCTATTTTCTGGGAATAAAGGAGAGACTTGA
- a CDS encoding diacylglycerol/lipid kinase family protein — protein sequence MRKMKVIINPVSGGGLSAKVWKKVEPELIKKGIPYEFEATTKERAARDIAKDAVKQGFHWIVGIGGDGTFSNVINGLFENGKLIHKNVIFSPIPAGRGNDFIKTVKVPKNPIKALEQILNGKERIIDLIAVTYTKADKTKGNYLCLNLADFGMGGEVVYKVNRSKLAHIIGGKGVFLLYSILGLFTYTNKKITLTLSKFEKITNKCRLIVCANGEYAGGGMWFAPKAKLDDGKMDLLAIQDVTVTETLRKFGYLYRGKLSEDSKVISKQITELTAESDEDVFIDVDGENMGQLPAHFKVLPNVLPIKC from the coding sequence ATGAGAAAGATGAAAGTGATTATTAATCCGGTATCGGGTGGAGGTCTTTCTGCAAAAGTCTGGAAAAAAGTTGAGCCAGAGTTAATCAAAAAAGGGATCCCTTATGAGTTTGAAGCAACCACCAAGGAACGTGCAGCACGTGATATTGCAAAAGACGCAGTCAAACAAGGATTTCATTGGATTGTAGGCATTGGTGGGGATGGAACTTTTTCGAACGTAATTAATGGTCTATTTGAAAATGGAAAGTTAATTCATAAAAATGTTATTTTTAGTCCTATCCCAGCTGGTCGTGGAAACGATTTTATCAAGACAGTCAAAGTCCCAAAAAATCCCATCAAGGCTTTGGAACAAATCCTAAATGGAAAAGAAAGGATCATTGATTTGATTGCAGTCACTTACACAAAAGCAGACAAAACCAAAGGGAATTACCTATGTTTGAATTTGGCTGATTTTGGAATGGGCGGTGAAGTTGTTTATAAAGTCAATCGGTCAAAATTGGCTCATATCATTGGAGGGAAGGGAGTATTTTTATTATATTCGATACTAGGTTTATTCACTTATACCAACAAAAAAATAACTCTCACACTATCCAAATTTGAAAAAATTACGAACAAATGTAGGTTGATCGTTTGTGCTAATGGAGAGTATGCGGGTGGTGGGATGTGGTTTGCTCCAAAAGCGAAATTGGATGATGGTAAAATGGATTTACTTGCCATCCAAGACGTAACAGTAACGGAAACTCTTCGAAAGTTTGGTTATTTATACCGTGGAAAATTATCTGAAGATTCGAAAGTCATTTCAAAACAGATCACAGAACTAACTGCAGAATCGGACGAAGATGTTTTTATTGATGTAGATGGCGAAAATATGGGGCAACTTCCCGCTCATTTCAAAGTTTTGCCAAACGTACTTCCTATCAAATGTTAA
- a CDS encoding glycerol-3-phosphate dehydrogenase/oxidase, giving the protein MKQNTKKENSRLGHIKSEYDIIIIGGGITGANVLWDATLRGYNCLLVEKNDYASGTSQATSKLIHGGLRYLKNLEFGLVRESLSERRYLAKISPHAVRPMGFIIPIRSIFQRVLLFFGMELYNALSFDRNQEIDADVQLPRYRWNSLGETIYKVLGLDRKSLKGSFQYYDYANPNPEKHTTEFILSAKEKGAHAFNYLAVTTLRKQNSGGYTVGLTDTLSGKKVLVSSKVVVNSAGPWADVIESMTGVTAEKKLVRSKGIHAVVRNICGNECAVLSKRDGSHLFVIPWRGKTIIGTTDTAYEDDPDAFKVKQSELVDLLDEVNYSFGFAKLTLKDVDYYYGGLRPLVEDPGSTEGTYSASRKSEIFHYENEGFPGFFSALGGKYTTSRAVAENLVNAIDTYTKGKEFPCATKFTPLLGGRYQSLKELINELQFKFPKIEGAKLETLAKRYGSVTWKILSLEGKETYRIPNGEIYYEEEVEYMITHEDIFHLTDFYFRRSGVGTVGILDPIDKTRLNKKIAKILGWNAERLKEEEKLVDERYKWFVD; this is encoded by the coding sequence ATGAAACAAAATACAAAAAAAGAAAATTCCAGACTTGGTCACATAAAATCTGAATACGACATCATCATTATTGGTGGGGGGATTACCGGTGCGAATGTTCTCTGGGATGCAACCCTTCGCGGATATAATTGCCTTTTAGTAGAAAAAAATGATTATGCTTCCGGCACAAGCCAAGCCACTTCTAAACTCATTCATGGTGGACTTAGGTATTTAAAAAATCTTGAGTTTGGACTTGTGCGTGAGTCACTTTCGGAAAGAAGATATCTTGCCAAAATTTCTCCTCATGCCGTTCGGCCAATGGGATTTATCATCCCCATTCGATCCATATTTCAAAGAGTTCTTTTGTTCTTTGGAATGGAGCTATACAATGCTCTTTCTTTTGATCGTAACCAGGAGATTGATGCCGATGTCCAACTTCCTAGATATCGATGGAATTCGTTAGGAGAAACCATTTATAAGGTATTAGGACTGGATCGAAAGTCTTTAAAAGGGAGTTTTCAATATTATGATTATGCGAACCCCAATCCTGAAAAACATACAACCGAATTTATCTTATCTGCGAAAGAAAAAGGAGCTCATGCCTTCAACTATCTTGCAGTCACCACTTTAAGAAAACAAAATAGCGGGGGTTATACGGTAGGTCTCACTGATACCCTTTCCGGCAAAAAGGTCCTTGTTTCCAGTAAGGTAGTTGTGAATTCAGCCGGTCCTTGGGCAGATGTAATTGAATCCATGACAGGAGTCACCGCTGAGAAAAAACTTGTTCGTTCGAAGGGAATTCATGCGGTGGTTCGTAATATTTGTGGAAATGAATGTGCTGTATTATCTAAAAGAGATGGTTCTCATCTTTTTGTCATACCTTGGCGTGGGAAAACCATCATAGGAACCACTGATACTGCTTATGAAGATGATCCTGATGCATTTAAAGTCAAACAATCTGAGCTTGTCGATTTGTTAGATGAAGTGAATTATAGTTTTGGATTTGCGAAGTTAACCTTAAAAGATGTAGACTATTATTACGGTGGCCTTCGTCCTTTGGTAGAAGATCCGGGAAGTACAGAGGGAACTTATTCTGCTTCTAGGAAATCGGAAATCTTTCATTATGAAAACGAAGGATTCCCAGGATTCTTTTCGGCATTAGGTGGGAAATATACGACCAGTCGGGCAGTTGCTGAAAACCTAGTCAATGCCATTGACACTTATACAAAAGGGAAAGAATTTCCCTGTGCCACAAAATTTACACCACTACTAGGGGGAAGATACCAAAGCCTCAAGGAACTAATAAACGAATTACAATTTAAATTTCCAAAAATAGAAGGTGCTAAGTTAGAAACCTTGGCCAAACGCTATGGTAGTGTTACTTGGAAGATTTTATCTTTAGAAGGAAAAGAAACTTATCGGATTCCGAATGGTGAGATCTATTATGAAGAAGAAGTTGAATATATGATAACCCATGAAGATATCTTCCACCTAACGGATTTTTATTTTCGGCGTTCAGGAGTCGGTACAGTGGGAATTCTCGATCCAATAGATAAAACTCGATTGAACAAAAAGATTGCGAAAATTCTTGGTTGGAATGCAGAGAGATTGAAAGAAGAAGAGAAGTTAGTTGATGAAAGATACAAATGGTTTGTTGACTAA
- a CDS encoding acyl-CoA thioesterase: MARISIDIPEKQIYSTDLSVRISDINFAGHLAHDAILTLTHECRARFFHSHGWTEINVEGKGIVVSDVAIVYKSEAFFPDDLMMQLFVDNVSTKSLEMIYVITHKNGGKEIARAKTAIVFFDYTERKPCPIPEVFLKALI; this comes from the coding sequence ATGGCTCGAATCTCAATTGATATTCCGGAAAAACAAATATATTCTACAGACCTCAGCGTTCGGATTTCTGATATCAACTTTGCAGGACATCTTGCCCATGATGCCATTTTGACCTTAACCCATGAATGCCGAGCTCGGTTTTTCCACTCACATGGATGGACAGAAATTAATGTGGAAGGGAAGGGGATCGTAGTATCTGATGTTGCAATTGTTTATAAATCGGAAGCCTTTTTCCCAGATGATTTAATGATGCAACTTTTTGTGGACAATGTGTCCACAAAATCTTTAGAAATGATATATGTGATTACGCATAAAAATGGGGGAAAAGAAATCGCTCGGGCCAAAACTGCCATCGTGTTTTTTGATTATACGGAAAGAAAACCATGTCCTATCCCAGAAGTTTTTCTAAAAGCCCTTATTTGA
- a CDS encoding P-loop NTPase fold protein, producing the protein MIETKESLSQLVSEALLGEKYPIAKIISKIETEKNLEFRESLFQELSLQNPDTKEGLTIGITGTPGAGKSSLLGELCKLFLDFAPDKKMAIVAIDPSSNLSGGSILGDRTRVTLPRRDTRIYFRSQPSQLELGGLNPYTYHVIRFLRRIFDFVFVETVGIGQNEISVSLISDLSFLVMQPLGGDQVQFMKSGIMEVPEAFIINKCDEESLANSSYYMLESTLEFIKDILPNQSLPPIFKTSVTKRKGIEELLRYILQYQKRKDKNTETLTQLTQWIRNEYGRWGISIWEELESSKWNQAVKRNPLGGIHKLKYEEEERKIVSLIQTKIK; encoded by the coding sequence TTGATTGAAACTAAAGAATCATTATCCCAACTAGTATCGGAGGCACTACTCGGCGAAAAGTATCCGATTGCTAAAATCATTTCAAAGATTGAAACAGAAAAAAATTTAGAATTTCGCGAGTCCTTATTCCAAGAACTCTCCCTCCAAAACCCTGATACAAAAGAAGGACTTACCATCGGAATTACAGGAACACCAGGTGCCGGCAAATCTTCGTTACTCGGTGAGTTGTGTAAACTTTTTTTAGATTTTGCTCCAGATAAAAAAATGGCCATTGTTGCCATTGACCCTTCTTCCAATCTGAGTGGGGGCTCTATCCTTGGTGATAGAACAAGAGTCACTCTACCAAGAAGGGATACACGAATTTATTTTAGATCCCAACCTTCCCAACTAGAACTAGGGGGCCTCAATCCCTATACTTATCATGTCATTCGATTCTTACGAAGAATTTTTGATTTTGTTTTTGTGGAAACAGTTGGGATTGGCCAGAATGAAATTTCAGTTTCACTCATTTCAGATTTATCCTTTCTTGTGATGCAACCTCTCGGTGGAGACCAAGTGCAGTTTATGAAATCCGGAATCATGGAAGTTCCAGAAGCCTTTATCATCAACAAATGTGATGAAGAGTCCTTGGCAAATTCCAGTTATTATATGTTAGAATCCACTTTGGAATTCATCAAAGACATATTACCAAATCAGTCTCTTCCACCTATCTTTAAAACATCGGTCACCAAACGGAAGGGAATCGAAGAACTATTACGATACATCTTACAGTATCAAAAACGAAAGGATAAAAATACAGAAACGCTCACCCAACTCACTCAGTGGATTCGGAATGAATATGGAAGATGGGGAATCTCCATTTGGGAAGAGTTGGAATCATCTAAGTGGAACCAGGCGGTCAAACGAAATCCACTTGGAGGAATTCATAAACTAAAGTATGAGGAAGAAGAACGTAAAATAGTTTCTCTGATTCAAACAAAAATCAAATAA
- a CDS encoding protein meaA produces MSAEKKDYLLVDENGQGKPDKPWIFRTYAGHTNAKASNELYRKNLSKGQTGLSIAFDLPTQCGYSSDHEVSRPEIGKVGVPINSLEDFRILFDQIPIEEMNTSMTINGTSMWLLSLYVALAEERGVPLEKLNGTTQNDLIKEYLARGTYIYPPKDSMKIIVDMYEYCLHNIPKWNPSNICSYHLQEAGATPVQELSFALATAIAVLDAIKERNCFSDDEFEQCVGRISFFVNAGIRFVEEMCKMRAFTEMWQEITTERYKVKTAKYRVFRYGVQVNSLGLTEEQPENNAWRILIESLGVTLSRNARCRALQLPAWNEALSLPRPWDQQWSLRLQQVLAYETDLLEYPDIFEGSKVIESKVKALKEEAKLEIQKIIDMGGALVAIENGYMKSQLVKSQTERLSKINSNELVIVGKNKWTDGIKSPLMTDSDGGIFKVDPKSAEQTLNVLAEAKTRRNAELAKKSLEDLKQAAKDGKNLMPFSIACAKALVTTGEWADALREVYGEYNPPTGVDGQKLFLSDDKVSTVRGKVEAFTKANGHRPKIVVGKPGLDGHSNGAEMIAVSAKHSGFDVIYSGIRLSPEEIVQSAVEENANVIGLSILSGSHKEIVKQLFDELAHYKAKIPVVIGGIIPESDFEELKKMGIREIFTPKDYDLMSIMEKIIDIVTIEPALV; encoded by the coding sequence ATGTCCGCCGAAAAAAAAGATTACCTTCTCGTGGACGAGAATGGACAGGGAAAACCTGACAAACCGTGGATTTTTAGGACTTATGCAGGTCATACCAATGCAAAAGCCTCCAATGAGTTGTACAGAAAGAACCTTTCTAAAGGCCAAACAGGGCTTTCCATTGCATTTGATCTCCCCACACAGTGTGGTTATAGTTCCGACCACGAGGTATCACGCCCAGAAATCGGAAAGGTGGGAGTTCCCATCAACTCACTCGAAGACTTTCGCATTTTATTCGACCAAATCCCGATCGAAGAGATGAACACTTCCATGACGATCAATGGAACTTCCATGTGGTTACTTTCACTATATGTTGCTCTAGCTGAAGAACGTGGGGTTCCTTTGGAAAAACTAAACGGAACCACTCAAAACGATCTTATCAAAGAATATTTAGCACGAGGAACTTATATTTATCCTCCGAAAGATTCCATGAAGATCATAGTCGATATGTACGAGTATTGTTTACACAATATTCCAAAATGGAATCCATCTAACATTTGTTCTTATCATTTACAAGAAGCGGGAGCCACTCCCGTTCAGGAACTTTCTTTTGCTCTCGCTACAGCAATTGCTGTGTTAGATGCCATCAAAGAAAGAAATTGTTTTTCTGACGATGAATTTGAGCAGTGTGTGGGTCGAATTTCCTTCTTTGTAAACGCTGGAATTCGTTTTGTAGAAGAAATGTGCAAAATGCGCGCCTTCACTGAAATGTGGCAAGAGATTACTACCGAACGTTACAAAGTAAAAACTGCAAAATATCGAGTATTTCGATATGGGGTACAGGTAAACTCTCTTGGACTCACAGAAGAACAACCAGAAAACAATGCCTGGAGGATTCTCATTGAATCACTTGGTGTCACACTTTCTAGAAATGCAAGATGCCGTGCCCTCCAACTCCCTGCTTGGAACGAAGCATTATCATTACCAAGACCTTGGGATCAACAGTGGTCACTTCGATTGCAACAAGTCCTTGCTTATGAAACTGACCTTCTGGAATACCCAGACATCTTCGAAGGATCCAAAGTCATTGAATCCAAAGTCAAAGCTCTGAAAGAAGAAGCCAAACTTGAAATCCAAAAGATCATTGATATGGGAGGGGCTCTCGTTGCAATTGAAAATGGCTATATGAAGTCTCAACTTGTGAAATCACAAACAGAAAGACTTTCTAAAATCAATTCCAATGAACTAGTAATTGTTGGTAAAAACAAATGGACCGATGGAATTAAATCTCCACTCATGACTGACTCCGATGGTGGTATTTTCAAAGTAGACCCTAAATCCGCAGAACAAACATTAAACGTTCTTGCAGAAGCAAAAACTCGCAGAAATGCGGAACTTGCAAAAAAATCTTTAGAAGACCTAAAACAAGCAGCAAAAGATGGAAAAAATCTAATGCCTTTCTCCATAGCATGTGCAAAAGCACTTGTCACTACAGGGGAATGGGCGGACGCACTTCGTGAAGTCTATGGAGAATACAACCCACCAACAGGTGTAGATGGGCAAAAACTCTTTTTGTCGGACGATAAAGTTTCTACAGTTCGCGGGAAAGTAGAAGCCTTTACAAAGGCAAATGGACATAGACCAAAAATTGTAGTGGGAAAGCCAGGACTTGATGGTCATTCCAACGGTGCGGAAATGATTGCCGTTTCTGCAAAACACAGTGGTTTTGATGTGATTTATTCGGGGATTCGACTCTCTCCAGAAGAAATCGTACAATCGGCGGTGGAAGAAAATGCCAATGTAATTGGCCTTTCAATTCTTTCTGGATCTCACAAAGAAATCGTAAAACAATTGTTCGACGAACTTGCACACTATAAGGCGAAAATCCCTGTGGTGATTGGAGGGATCATTCCTGAATCCGATTTTGAAGAACTCAAAAAAATGGGCATTCGCGAAATCTTCACTCCAAAAGATTATGATCTAATGTCGATTATGGAAAAGATCATCGATATCGTTACGATAGAACCAGCTCTCGTTTAA
- a CDS encoding lytic transglycosylase domain-containing protein, giving the protein MKLSDIPSVSSVLNRMESLSKLSENPKSLVSFPDVLEKEWNRSKTQEVLPTSAANEKKDGISLPFPEELRPKFSPSKQIDTIAKPTDILETIDTIAKSQGMDPNLVKAMVKAESGFKPKAVSPKGAMGLMQLMPETAESLGVNNPFDPEDNIGGGVKFLKGLMKEFKDPEKAIAAYNAGPGAVKRYKGIPPYEETQKYVNKVKRYYKDFSS; this is encoded by the coding sequence GTGAAACTTTCTGATATCCCTTCTGTATCTTCTGTTTTGAACCGAATGGAATCCCTATCCAAACTTTCAGAAAATCCCAAATCTTTGGTTTCCTTTCCTGATGTTTTAGAAAAGGAATGGAACCGGTCGAAAACACAAGAAGTCCTTCCCACAAGTGCCGCAAATGAAAAAAAGGATGGAATCTCTCTCCCCTTCCCCGAAGAACTGAGACCCAAATTTTCACCCTCCAAACAAATCGATACAATCGCAAAACCAACTGATATCTTAGAAACCATTGATACAATCGCAAAATCTCAAGGGATGGATCCTAACCTAGTAAAGGCGATGGTCAAAGCGGAATCAGGATTCAAACCAAAGGCTGTCTCTCCTAAAGGGGCGATGGGACTGATGCAGCTGATGCCAGAAACTGCTGAGTCCTTGGGAGTGAACAACCCCTTTGATCCCGAAGACAATATTGGTGGGGGAGTGAAATTTTTAAAGGGGCTAATGAAAGAATTTAAAGACCCTGAAAAAGCAATCGCCGCTTATAATGCAGGTCCTGGGGCAGTGAAACGATACAAAGGCATTCCGCCATATGAAGAAACACAAAAGTACGTAAACAAAGTCAAACGCTACTACAAAGACTTTAGTTCGTAA
- a CDS encoding response regulator: protein MKQLSMVYLVEDDIITTFLIKTLMEKFSFADEIKGFQNGEEALNALFAGSADPDMLFLDLNMPIMDGWEFLRAISKHPKYAKLPIYILTSSIDPTDKARSEEFKNVKGYLVKPLSLKDLQSINPAVG, encoded by the coding sequence ATGAAACAATTAAGTATGGTATACCTAGTTGAAGATGATATAATTACAACATTTCTCATCAAAACTTTGATGGAAAAATTTTCCTTTGCAGACGAAATCAAAGGTTTTCAAAACGGAGAGGAAGCTTTGAATGCCCTCTTCGCTGGTTCGGCTGATCCTGATATGTTATTTTTAGATTTGAATATGCCCATTATGGATGGATGGGAATTTTTAAGGGCGATCAGCAAACATCCCAAATACGCTAAACTTCCGATCTACATTTTAACCTCCTCCATAGATCCAACAGACAAGGCCAGATCAGAAGAATTCAAAAATGTAAAAGGATACCTAGTAAAACCACTTTCTTTGAAAGATTTGCAGTCCATCAACCCGGCAGTGGGTTAA
- a CDS encoding aspartate ammonia-lyase, whose product MKVATRREHDLLGERDLPAEVYWGIHTLRALENYPITGKTIGTYPDLVRALAYIKKASAKANQELGQLTKETTQMITRACDRILNGEFHSEFVVDVIQGGAGTSTNMNANEVITNIALEMAGFSKGDYSHLHPLNEVNMSQSTNDVYPTSIKVAAVFAMKGLLKAMEELQLAFRRKSEEFKDILKIGRTQLQDAVPMTLGQEFSTYDVMLGEDISRLKEATSLIGEINLGATAIGTGINTDIRYSQIVTDILSNETGLSLIAAPNLIEATQDTGAFVQLSGVLKRIATKLSKICNDLRLLSSGPQGGFNEINLPAKAAGSSIMPGKVNPIIPEVVNQIAFEVIGNDITITLAAEAGQLQLNAFEPIIAHSLFKSIEHLTAGCKTLELNCIVGITANRELLESRAKTSAGLATALNPYIGYENATLVAKKALLENRPVESIVLELGLLEEKKLKEILRPEILTSPHTL is encoded by the coding sequence ATGAAAGTAGCAACACGAAGAGAACACGATCTTTTGGGGGAAAGAGATCTCCCCGCTGAAGTTTATTGGGGAATCCATACCTTGCGGGCTTTGGAAAATTATCCTATCACTGGGAAAACCATTGGAACCTACCCTGACCTTGTTCGTGCACTCGCTTATATCAAAAAAGCTTCAGCAAAAGCAAACCAAGAGTTAGGACAACTCACAAAAGAAACCACCCAAATGATTACAAGGGCCTGCGACAGAATCCTAAACGGGGAATTCCATTCGGAGTTTGTTGTCGATGTCATCCAAGGAGGAGCCGGAACTTCCACGAATATGAATGCCAATGAAGTGATCACAAACATTGCGCTCGAGATGGCTGGGTTTTCCAAAGGAGACTATTCTCATTTACACCCATTAAATGAAGTGAATATGTCCCAAAGTACAAACGACGTTTACCCTACTTCGATCAAAGTAGCTGCAGTATTTGCAATGAAAGGTTTACTAAAAGCTATGGAAGAACTCCAATTGGCTTTCCGTAGAAAATCAGAAGAATTCAAAGATATATTAAAGATAGGGAGAACTCAATTACAAGATGCAGTCCCAATGACACTTGGGCAGGAGTTTTCCACTTACGATGTTATGTTAGGTGAAGATATTAGCCGATTGAAAGAGGCCACTTCCCTCATCGGAGAAATCAATTTAGGTGCTACAGCGATTGGAACGGGGATCAACACCGACATTCGTTATTCTCAGATTGTTACAGATATTTTATCAAATGAAACTGGATTAAGTTTGATTGCAGCACCAAACTTAATTGAAGCTACACAGGACACAGGCGCCTTTGTTCAGTTATCTGGTGTTCTAAAACGAATTGCGACTAAGTTATCCAAGATATGCAATGACCTACGTTTACTTTCCAGCGGCCCACAAGGAGGATTTAACGAAATTAATTTGCCAGCAAAGGCTGCAGGCTCTTCTATCATGCCAGGAAAAGTAAACCCAATTATTCCAGAAGTGGTCAATCAAATTGCATTTGAAGTGATTGGGAACGACATCACAATTACTTTGGCAGCTGAGGCAGGCCAATTGCAACTGAATGCTTTTGAACCAATAATTGCCCATAGTTTATTTAAAAGTATTGAACATCTAACTGCTGGATGTAAAACTTTAGAACTCAACTGCATTGTGGGGATCACAGCAAACCGAGAATTGCTTGAATCCCGAGCCAAAACTTCTGCAGGCCTTGCGACCGCTTTGAATCCGTACATTGGATATGAAAATGCTACCCTCGTTGCCAAAAAAGCACTCTTAGAAAATCGACCCGTCGAGTCCATAGTTCTAGAACTTGGTTTGTTAGAAGAAAAAAAACTGAAAGAGATCCTAAGGCCCGAAATTCTCACCTCACCACATACACTTTAG
- a CDS encoding SH3 domain-containing protein: MLKFQFVLLFFLIPTVLLPCEPFTAKTLAPIDHSAKDKSFNEFKTKFLKILKSKDRKALEEVIDKEIHFSFGAEAGKKDFLKSFQLTEKPSTSNFWDLMEETIKLGFRQNKEGQMVAPYFFETFPGDYDPFTHYLVVGKNVNVREDASKESKSISQLSYQIVRAEADDLDGRRLEKESNCNWKKICTPQGKPGYVCDRFLRSPLDYRAFFEKKKNNWYLTIFIVGD, translated from the coding sequence ATGCTAAAATTTCAATTTGTCTTATTGTTTTTTCTGATTCCTACCGTTCTATTGCCTTGTGAACCTTTTACGGCAAAAACTTTGGCACCTATCGATCATTCGGCGAAGGATAAAAGTTTCAACGAATTCAAAACAAAATTTCTAAAGATTCTAAAATCTAAAGATAGAAAAGCCTTAGAAGAGGTAATTGATAAAGAGATTCATTTCTCGTTTGGTGCAGAAGCTGGGAAAAAAGATTTTCTAAAATCATTCCAACTAACAGAAAAACCCTCCACTTCAAATTTTTGGGATTTAATGGAAGAAACTATCAAGTTAGGGTTTCGTCAAAACAAAGAAGGCCAGATGGTGGCTCCTTACTTTTTTGAAACCTTCCCTGGGGACTATGATCCATTCACTCATTACTTGGTCGTTGGAAAGAATGTGAATGTAAGAGAAGATGCTTCAAAAGAATCAAAGTCTATCTCACAGTTAAGTTACCAAATTGTAAGAGCAGAAGCTGATGATTTGGATGGGCGAAGACTAGAAAAAGAGAGTAATTGCAATTGGAAAAAGATTTGTACACCTCAGGGAAAACCTGGATATGTATGTGACAGGTTTTTACGTAGTCCTCTCGACTACAGAGCATTCTTTGAAAAAAAGAAAAACAATTGGTATCTCACTATCTTTATCGTAGGCGATTGA
- a CDS encoding TIGR04452 family lipoprotein, giving the protein MLKKLLFVALAFSLTNCLILNPAGATIDREKGSVVASRITDAAIQTDLINSTVLAGRASVSILSLLASDIANIDAAKYYVKADVDQCVNDIQGFKGFLLGSTITNIISCQDLKTDGYFTGDPFPSF; this is encoded by the coding sequence ATGTTAAAAAAATTACTCTTTGTTGCTTTAGCGTTTTCGCTAACCAATTGCTTGATCTTAAATCCTGCTGGTGCAACGATTGATCGTGAAAAAGGGTCTGTTGTCGCTTCCAGGATTACGGATGCTGCCATCCAAACAGACCTCATCAACTCAACTGTATTAGCAGGAAGGGCTAGTGTTTCGATTCTCAGTTTGCTTGCTTCTGACATTGCAAATATTGATGCTGCAAAATACTATGTCAAAGCAGATGTGGATCAGTGTGTTAACGACATCCAAGGTTTTAAAGGATTCTTACTTGGATCTACAATCACAAATATCATTTCTTGCCAAGACTTAAAAACTGATGGTTACTTTACTGGAGATCCGTTCCCTAGTTTCTAA
- a CDS encoding Spy/CpxP family protein refolding chaperone, producing MISLKKTFKIVTTIGLVSVMAFAFGNCRGHKDFEKRIEWVASKLTSKLDLDDAQKAKLETIKAELIAKHKEMKPKHESWAKEMATQIRAEKIDTKLLDKMSIERETRHQEMRKFFQSKLVEFHAVLKPEQREKFADLVERFASRHQPPEE from the coding sequence ATGATCTCTCTGAAAAAAACATTCAAAATTGTTACAACAATTGGTCTTGTATCGGTGATGGCATTCGCTTTTGGTAATTGCCGTGGACATAAAGATTTCGAAAAAAGAATCGAATGGGTTGCTTCTAAACTCACGTCTAAACTTGATTTAGATGATGCTCAAAAAGCAAAACTAGAAACCATTAAAGCCGAACTCATTGCCAAACACAAGGAAATGAAACCAAAACATGAATCTTGGGCCAAAGAAATGGCAACACAGATTCGTGCAGAAAAAATTGATACGAAGTTGTTGGATAAAATGAGTATCGAAAGAGAAACACGCCACCAAGAAATGCGTAAGTTTTTCCAATCAAAACTCGTAGAATTCCATGCGGTTTTAAAGCCAGAACAAAGGGAGAAGTTTGCTGATCTAGTGGAACGTTTTGCAAGTCGTCACCAACCACCGGAAGAATAA